One Candidatus Korarchaeum sp. genomic region harbors:
- a CDS encoding phosphoribosyltransferase has product MEFLNVSPEEALIHAERIARKIVESGYKPDVIIAILRGGVILARLLSDLLSIRDMKIMRVIHYDALESKKIAEIVEPINCRLDGMKVLLVDDVADTGESLIVARDHILERGAAEVRIATMHYKPWSKIKPDYYSEETEAWVVYFWEYAETVNYFMKRFSDRGQDYVLELIRKAKIPEKIVEWVFENEGSIR; this is encoded by the coding sequence GTGGAGTTCCTCAATGTGAGCCCTGAGGAGGCCCTCATCCATGCTGAGAGAATAGCTAGGAAGATAGTAGAATCGGGCTACAAGCCGGATGTGATAATAGCTATCCTAAGAGGGGGTGTCATCCTAGCGAGATTACTCAGTGATTTACTCAGCATCAGGGACATGAAGATAATGAGAGTTATTCATTATGATGCTTTGGAGTCAAAGAAAATTGCAGAAATAGTCGAACCGATAAATTGCAGGCTCGATGGTATGAAGGTGCTGCTGGTAGATGACGTCGCTGATACCGGGGAGAGCTTGATCGTGGCTAGGGATCATATACTCGAGAGGGGTGCAGCTGAGGTTAGGATAGCTACGATGCACTACAAACCTTGGAGCAAAATTAAGCCCGATTACTACTCCGAGGAAACAGAAGCTTGGGTGGTTTACTTCTGGGAATACGCTGAAACGGTGAATTACTTCATGAAGAGGTTCTCAGATAGAGGACAGGATTACGTCCTCGAATTAATTAGAAAGGCCAAGATACCTGAGAAGATAGTCGAATGGGTGTTCGAAAATGAAGGGAGTATACGATAA
- a CDS encoding HesA/MoeB/ThiF family protein, which yields MSRYERQLSLIGEEGQAKLRKSLVAIVGAGGIGSPLSLYLASAGVNLRIIDGDLVSLNNLHRQIIYGEDDIGLPKALVAEREIRRRNSDVEVEGVPKKLDENNVKDLLKDANLVMDASDNFKVRYIINDYCVKENIPFVYSAINGFYFAVSFIIPRRTACLRCLFPSVEDSGPVPVIGMTPAVVASIAAAEALKYLAGLEVALAGKLLIGDLRNMEFTSISVDRNKNCPACGK from the coding sequence ATGTCACGTTACGAAAGGCAGCTGAGTCTGATAGGTGAGGAAGGTCAGGCTAAGCTCAGGAAATCGCTCGTAGCGATAGTAGGGGCTGGAGGGATAGGTTCTCCCCTTTCTCTATACCTAGCATCAGCTGGTGTGAACTTGAGGATAATAGATGGTGATCTCGTAAGTCTCAACAATCTTCACAGGCAGATAATTTATGGGGAGGACGACATAGGACTCCCGAAAGCTCTTGTTGCGGAGAGGGAGATAAGGAGGAGGAACTCCGATGTTGAGGTGGAGGGTGTGCCGAAGAAATTGGATGAAAATAACGTAAAAGATTTACTAAAAGATGCAAATTTAGTAATGGATGCTTCTGATAATTTCAAAGTTAGGTATATAATTAACGATTATTGTGTTAAGGAAAACATACCGTTCGTATACTCAGCGATAAACGGGTTCTACTTCGCCGTGTCTTTCATAATACCGAGAAGGACCGCGTGCCTCAGGTGCCTATTCCCTTCAGTCGAGGATTCAGGCCCCGTTCCTGTTATCGGAATGACACCCGCTGTCGTAGCCTCGATAGCAGCTGCTGAAGCGTTGAAGTACTTGGCGGGGCTGGAAGTGGCGTTAGCGGGGAAGCTGCTCATAGGGGATTTGAGGAATATGGAATTTACTTCAATAAGCGTAGATAGGAACAAAAACTGTCCTGCATGTGGTAAATAG
- a CDS encoding RNA repair domain-containing protein: MRKGKVRVILESMVWDIRNRRDDYRIVFRDRGKSGDISEVRGSEVTVKTDRMLLEDGREIPHHRVLEIWRGGELLYCKKGAVRT, translated from the coding sequence GTGAGGAAGGGCAAGGTCCGCGTGATCTTGGAGTCCATGGTGTGGGATATCAGGAACAGGAGGGACGATTATAGGATAGTTTTCAGGGATAGGGGTAAGTCGGGCGATATTAGCGAAGTCAGAGGTAGTGAGGTTACGGTTAAGACGGACAGGATGTTGCTGGAGGATGGTAGGGAGATCCCGCATCATAGGGTGTTGGAGATATGGAGAGGTGGCGAGCTACTCTACTGCAAGAAGGGCGCCGTTAGGACTTGA
- a CDS encoding disulfide bond formation protein B: MITHKNAMLLGISVALLGEVISFYTEYVLLVKPCFSCYVLRYSYLSLIGLQLISIKVKRVTILSLLLTIPIIAVSLYGVMGSLNYVSNPCIEACPYGDYLEISFRLFSLSLAGGILEFLLMLQASRSLYRGSSIY, translated from the coding sequence ATGATTACACACAAAAACGCCATGTTACTGGGTATCTCGGTGGCGCTTCTCGGGGAAGTCATAAGTTTTTATACAGAATATGTGCTTTTAGTTAAACCTTGTTTCTCATGCTACGTTCTAAGGTACAGCTACCTCTCTTTAATTGGATTACAATTGATATCAATTAAGGTAAAAAGAGTAACAATACTATCCCTCTTGTTAACAATACCTATAATCGCAGTATCACTTTACGGGGTGATGGGATCCTTGAACTACGTTTCGAATCCTTGCATAGAGGCATGCCCTTACGGAGATTATCTAGAGATTAGTTTCAGGCTATTCTCCCTCTCCTTAGCTGGTGGGATACTAGAATTCCTCCTCATGCTCCAAGCTTCAAGATCTCTCTATAGAGGTTCTTCTATCTACTGA
- a CDS encoding glycine--tRNA ligase: MKGVYDKAVELASRRGFFWPSAKDVYADSPAGFYVYGPLGVRMKEKLISLWRREIVLREGVNEIETPNILPIKVFEASGHLEHFFDKLIECKRCHSKFRVDKLLEEVLGIEENLEGLPDSELLRMVLDNGLRCPNCGSSDWGELKNFNLMFTLAVGAEAEEPNAALRPETTQGSVVEFRKTFMVSRGKLPFALGQVGRVFRNEISPRRALIRMREFQQLEVQIFFDPNDPDGVYAEKLKPYLDYKLRFLRREDRESGKISEISAGEALRSGYTINSLITYWLVLYQKFFNEVLGFPLERLRYRELIEGEKAHYSLVHWDLEVYSEDLGWIELVNNAYRTDYDLLGHMKVSGVDLRMTDPEGSRKFLPHMYEPSIGVDRVIFHEILLAYREDEGRVWLQLPRNLAPIEVGVFPLLKKDGLPERAREIYSDLINEGILAFYDDSGTIGRRYRRMDEVGTPLCVTIDYQTLEDDTVTLRDRDTMRQVRVGRKELVGKIKRFLNSGISIEEL; this comes from the coding sequence ATGAAGGGAGTATACGATAAGGCAGTGGAGCTTGCGAGTAGGAGAGGGTTCTTTTGGCCCTCAGCTAAAGACGTCTACGCTGACTCACCAGCAGGTTTCTACGTTTACGGGCCTCTCGGAGTGAGGATGAAGGAGAAGCTCATATCACTGTGGAGGAGGGAGATAGTCCTGAGAGAGGGGGTCAATGAGATAGAGACACCTAACATCCTACCAATCAAGGTCTTTGAAGCGTCAGGACACCTCGAGCACTTCTTCGATAAGTTGATAGAGTGTAAGAGGTGTCACTCGAAGTTCAGAGTGGATAAGTTACTGGAGGAGGTCCTTGGTATCGAGGAAAATCTAGAGGGGCTTCCTGACAGCGAACTCCTCAGGATGGTCCTCGACAATGGTTTAAGATGCCCTAACTGCGGATCCTCAGATTGGGGGGAGCTGAAGAACTTCAACCTGATGTTCACACTGGCTGTAGGGGCTGAAGCTGAGGAGCCTAACGCTGCCCTCAGGCCGGAGACGACGCAGGGTAGCGTGGTTGAGTTCAGGAAGACCTTCATGGTATCGAGAGGAAAACTTCCATTCGCGCTAGGTCAGGTTGGGAGAGTCTTCAGAAACGAGATCTCCCCGAGGAGGGCGTTAATCAGGATGAGGGAGTTTCAACAGCTCGAGGTTCAGATATTCTTCGACCCAAATGACCCCGATGGGGTTTACGCAGAGAAGCTTAAGCCCTACCTAGACTACAAACTGAGGTTCTTGAGGAGGGAGGACAGGGAGTCGGGTAAGATATCCGAGATATCAGCAGGGGAGGCTCTGAGAAGTGGCTATACTATCAACAGCCTGATAACTTACTGGTTGGTCCTCTACCAGAAGTTCTTCAACGAGGTGCTTGGTTTCCCCCTGGAGAGGCTGAGGTACCGGGAGTTGATAGAGGGGGAGAAAGCCCACTACTCACTAGTTCACTGGGATCTAGAGGTGTATAGCGAGGACCTAGGATGGATTGAGCTGGTGAATAATGCTTACAGGACGGATTACGATCTCCTCGGGCACATGAAGGTATCAGGAGTTGATCTGAGGATGACGGATCCTGAGGGTAGTAGGAAGTTTCTACCTCACATGTACGAACCCTCGATAGGTGTAGATAGGGTGATCTTCCATGAGATCCTGCTTGCCTATAGGGAAGATGAGGGGAGGGTCTGGCTCCAGCTCCCACGGAACCTAGCACCAATAGAAGTAGGGGTCTTCCCGCTCTTGAAGAAGGACGGGCTGCCCGAGAGGGCTAGGGAGATATACTCAGATCTCATAAACGAAGGGATCCTTGCTTTCTACGACGATTCAGGGACGATAGGTAGGAGGTACAGGAGGATGGATGAGGTAGGTACCCCTCTCTGCGTCACTATCGACTATCAGACGCTTGAGGATGATACAGTGACCTTGAGGGATAGGGACACGATGAGGCAGGTGAGGGTAGGGAGGAAGGAGTTAGTCGGGAAGATAAAAAGGTTCCTCAATAGTGGTATTAGTATAGAAGAGCTCTAG
- a CDS encoding DUF2070 family protein, producing the protein MSSNSALDLPKKRSKDLFSLPGLKWAIVFTLAVILSPILLIYLFKGTLMPQKYLIAHTIIPITSLILLYRGEKYLDLRRTLWSSAFISFPLVIDSALSLLGVPPYSMSYTVVLLASLISGSMSRSMRVNSLPLIISILFLICEPTMRILSSILAALISFYLLRSIISEIAESSVGLKGFDVVRSLAELLLSGESETLEEALERRSEEGKVNFNLLILGERALVMADVHPGPFRFGSYNLPFRVVDRLTVLGLDPVFLRRACSHERDFPSRYVVEKFLEEVSSCYKKAYDCCLGKLIYERSDHFEITAQRICNSIIFTVSGYLLKSFEDIPKDFEKILSKLLEVDVSIVDRHDSLVDEWYVRASPESNLGEELLDVLLRAGRKAHSSECYREVLVGFSKLNPGWRSVGGGGVRALSISVGGEAVTYLSVDCNNMVPELRSLLDLDAVKGTKLIVCTTDTHETLSTKIAYNALGSECGGDLECIARMAERLKDLVRESLSQMDRAEVKYCEGHLNLPLLGEENIRSLASLVGFSSIAKKLIFISLLPQLVILFI; encoded by the coding sequence GTGAGTAGTAATTCCGCTCTGGACTTACCTAAAAAAAGGAGTAAAGATCTTTTCTCCCTTCCCGGGTTAAAATGGGCCATAGTATTTACCTTAGCGGTAATCTTGTCCCCTATATTACTCATATATCTATTTAAAGGGACATTAATGCCACAGAAGTACCTAATTGCCCATACTATTATTCCAATAACCTCACTGATCCTCCTCTATAGAGGAGAGAAATACCTAGATCTTAGAAGAACCTTGTGGTCTTCTGCCTTCATCTCATTCCCTTTAGTCATTGATTCTGCCTTAAGCCTTTTAGGAGTCCCTCCGTACTCGATGAGTTACACGGTAGTGCTTCTAGCATCTCTAATATCAGGATCAATGAGTAGGAGCATGAGGGTAAATTCGCTCCCTTTAATTATATCGATTTTATTTTTGATATGTGAGCCTACTATGAGAATATTATCATCCATATTGGCGGCTTTAATTTCATTTTATCTCTTAAGAAGTATTATAAGCGAAATTGCTGAGAGCTCTGTGGGATTGAAGGGTTTTGACGTAGTGAGATCGCTAGCCGAACTACTACTTTCAGGGGAGAGCGAAACGCTGGAGGAAGCTCTAGAAAGGAGGAGTGAGGAAGGTAAGGTCAACTTTAACCTCTTGATCTTAGGAGAAAGGGCTCTAGTGATGGCTGATGTTCATCCAGGCCCCTTCAGGTTCGGTAGTTACAATCTTCCCTTCAGAGTAGTGGACAGGTTAACTGTGCTCGGATTGGATCCAGTTTTCTTGAGGAGGGCTTGCTCCCACGAGAGGGATTTTCCTTCGAGATATGTCGTCGAGAAATTTTTAGAAGAAGTTTCTTCGTGCTATAAGAAGGCTTATGATTGTTGTTTGGGAAAGTTGATCTATGAGCGTTCTGATCATTTTGAGATAACTGCGCAGAGGATATGTAACTCTATTATATTTACAGTTTCTGGATATTTATTAAAAAGTTTTGAAGATATACCGAAGGATTTCGAGAAAATTTTATCAAAATTACTGGAGGTGGATGTCTCTATAGTTGACAGACACGATTCCTTGGTGGATGAATGGTACGTTAGGGCATCACCCGAGAGTAACTTAGGGGAGGAGTTACTGGATGTTCTTTTAAGGGCGGGAAGGAAAGCTCATTCCTCCGAGTGTTATAGGGAAGTTTTAGTCGGATTCTCTAAGCTAAACCCGGGATGGAGATCCGTCGGGGGAGGAGGGGTAAGGGCCTTGAGCATTTCCGTAGGTGGGGAGGCCGTCACGTATCTCTCCGTAGATTGCAATAATATGGTCCCCGAGCTCAGAAGCCTCTTAGATCTCGATGCAGTTAAGGGAACGAAGCTCATAGTCTGCACGACGGATACACATGAGACTCTATCGACCAAGATCGCTTACAACGCCCTCGGTTCCGAGTGCGGGGGTGATCTCGAGTGCATCGCTAGGATGGCTGAGCGATTGAAGGATTTGGTGAGGGAGTCGCTAAGTCAGATGGATAGAGCTGAAGTGAAGTATTGCGAAGGCCATTTGAATCTCCCGCTGTTAGGTGAGGAGAACATAAGGTCTCTAGCGTCCCTCGTAGGGTTCAGTTCCATCGCGAAGAAGTTGATATTTATTTCACTATTGCCCCAGTTAGTAATATTATTTATATGA
- the cutA gene encoding divalent-cation tolerance protein CutA produces the protein MLRILITTVENLEQAEKLSNDILERKLASCISMIPIVSKYWWRGKIEKSEEVMLMIKTHQAMIRELVEFIEGEHPYEVPEVMVLPVEMVSEGYLRWVEDVTLRKAAESDR, from the coding sequence TTGTTGAGGATCTTGATCACAACAGTGGAGAATTTAGAACAAGCTGAGAAATTATCTAATGATATACTGGAGCGTAAATTAGCTAGCTGCATATCCATGATCCCTATAGTTAGTAAATACTGGTGGAGAGGTAAGATCGAGAAGTCCGAGGAGGTCATGCTCATGATTAAGACCCATCAAGCTATGATAAGGGAACTCGTTGAGTTTATAGAGGGGGAGCATCCTTATGAAGTGCCGGAGGTCATGGTGCTGCCTGTTGAGATGGTGAGTGAGGGGTACTTGAGGTGGGTAGAGGATGTCACGTTACGAAAGGCAGCTGAGTCTGATAGGTGA
- a CDS encoding metallophosphoesterase — protein sequence MRVLGLSDVHAPVFLKELKEASGECGDADLLLLAGDIVDRGRIEYYGEVIDVLSSTGARIVAVFGNDEFDDLKDELRRNFADVLFLDDESTFLNIDGTTIGIVGSRGSLELPTVWQRRKLPNIDRIYEDRVRFIGGMLKEMRDKVDISILLTHYATTMKTLKGENPRAWRYLGHRGFERYLQDGLVDLAVHGHSHNGTRFASVGKAIVYNVAFPLWRRVVSISLKGGVTVEEYFEG from the coding sequence ATGCGGGTCCTAGGTCTGTCCGACGTACATGCCCCGGTGTTCCTGAAGGAGTTGAAGGAAGCTTCGGGTGAATGCGGAGACGCGGATCTCCTCCTATTAGCAGGAGATATAGTCGATAGAGGAAGGATAGAGTACTACGGTGAGGTCATAGATGTTCTATCGAGCACGGGCGCTAGAATAGTGGCAGTTTTTGGGAACGATGAGTTCGACGATTTGAAGGATGAGTTAAGAAGGAATTTTGCGGATGTCCTATTCCTAGATGATGAGAGCACCTTCTTGAATATAGACGGAACGACCATCGGGATTGTGGGTTCTAGAGGTAGCCTAGAGCTCCCCACGGTCTGGCAGAGGAGAAAATTACCGAATATAGACAGGATATATGAGGATAGAGTGAGATTTATTGGGGGAATGCTCAAGGAGATGAGGGATAAGGTCGATATCAGTATACTACTCACTCACTACGCTACAACGATGAAGACCCTGAAGGGCGAGAACCCCAGGGCTTGGAGATACTTAGGTCATAGGGGGTTCGAGAGGTACCTGCAAGACGGCCTGGTGGATCTAGCGGTTCATGGTCACTCTCACAACGGAACCAGGTTCGCCAGTGTCGGTAAGGCTATCGTATATAATGTGGCTTTCCCCTTATGGAGGAGAGTGGTGAGCATCTCACTTAAGGGGGGAGTAACCGTGGAGGAGTACTTCGAGGGGTGA
- the hisS gene encoding histidine--tRNA ligase encodes MVSIPRGFRDFPPPVMILRKRVLGKIEDIFKRYGFDPFETPALEYWETVKGKLGEEAESRLMFVFPDFFSKEWYTLRYELTFPLARYIAMHPDTPLPFKRYHIGRVWRHEEPQRGRYREFWQCDADIVGSPYPEADAEVISVNIDVMRAFNFENFTVRVSDRRLLTGIFEEELGIANPLPIYRVIDKLDKIGEDGVRSELVRLGLHEPMVERITGIISIRGNFNEVARFYRGFENEKIKTALDHLEEMFSIISDNRLVLDLSLVRGLEYYTGPVFETSVSEPRIGSVAGGGRYDKLIALYSGRDVPATGVSIGVERLIDAGLELGLFNLDERSYNEVFVVSVRRENWRYAWRVASMLREGGVSASLDLMRRSQASQREYANKMGVRVIAFVGPHEEETETVTLYSKDIRKNVKISELVSSVKELLSSL; translated from the coding sequence TTGGTATCGATACCTAGGGGATTCAGGGACTTCCCTCCACCGGTGATGATACTCCGAAAGAGGGTACTGGGAAAGATAGAAGATATCTTTAAACGTTACGGTTTCGATCCGTTTGAGACCCCGGCCCTAGAGTACTGGGAGACTGTGAAAGGGAAGTTGGGTGAGGAAGCGGAGAGTAGGCTTATGTTCGTTTTCCCAGATTTCTTCAGTAAAGAATGGTACACCCTGAGGTACGAGCTGACCTTCCCCCTGGCTAGGTACATCGCGATGCACCCCGATACCCCGCTGCCCTTCAAGAGGTACCACATCGGGAGGGTCTGGAGACACGAAGAACCTCAGAGAGGGAGGTACAGGGAGTTCTGGCAATGCGATGCTGACATAGTTGGAAGTCCCTATCCTGAGGCCGATGCTGAGGTTATATCAGTCAATATCGATGTTATGAGGGCCTTTAACTTTGAGAACTTCACTGTGAGGGTTAGTGATAGGAGACTCCTGACCGGTATATTCGAGGAGGAGCTGGGCATAGCGAACCCCCTCCCGATATACAGGGTTATAGATAAGCTGGACAAGATAGGGGAGGATGGTGTGAGAAGTGAGTTAGTGAGACTGGGGCTTCACGAACCTATGGTAGAGAGGATAACGGGAATCATCTCTATCAGGGGGAATTTCAATGAAGTAGCGCGTTTCTACCGAGGGTTCGAAAACGAGAAGATAAAAACTGCGCTAGATCACTTGGAGGAGATGTTCTCGATAATCTCCGATAACAGGTTGGTCTTGGACCTCTCATTAGTGAGGGGGCTAGAGTATTACACTGGTCCCGTGTTCGAGACTAGCGTTAGTGAGCCCAGGATAGGCTCGGTCGCAGGAGGGGGGAGATACGACAAACTCATAGCTCTCTACTCAGGAAGGGATGTCCCTGCTACTGGTGTCAGCATAGGCGTGGAGAGGTTGATAGACGCTGGTTTAGAGTTAGGACTCTTCAACCTAGATGAGAGGAGTTACAATGAGGTATTCGTCGTCAGCGTCAGGAGGGAGAACTGGAGGTACGCGTGGCGTGTCGCGAGTATGCTGAGGGAGGGGGGAGTGAGCGCATCCCTGGATCTGATGAGGAGGAGCCAAGCGAGTCAGAGGGAGTACGCGAATAAGATGGGAGTGAGGGTAATCGCCTTCGTAGGTCCTCATGAGGAGGAAACCGAAACCGTAACCCTCTACTCAAAGGATATCAGGAAGAACGTTAAGATCTCTGAGCTGGTCTCCTCTGTGAAAGAGCTTCTCTCTTCACTCTGA
- a CDS encoding ABC transporter ATP-binding protein has protein sequence MSSELVYEIRNLRKVYGTKTNYVEALRGIDLEVRRGEFLAIMGPSGSGKTTLLSIMGLLTRPTSGSLRILGMDSASLNDKQMTSLRRKTIGFIFQTFNLVPWLTAAENVELALAVGDYKGNRKRRVMELLESVGLRGRENHRPSELSGGEQQRVAIARALANNPSIILADEPTGNLDSASGMQVMGILRRLVNEGKTVVMVTHNQAIAEMCDRIVRIRDGVIVGEVVPGVRA, from the coding sequence ATGAGCTCAGAGCTTGTCTATGAGATAAGGAACCTGAGGAAGGTCTACGGAACCAAAACAAACTATGTGGAAGCCCTCAGAGGAATAGATCTAGAAGTAAGGAGAGGAGAGTTTCTAGCGATCATGGGACCATCCGGTAGTGGAAAAACGACCCTCCTCAGCATAATGGGCCTCTTGACGAGGCCTACCTCAGGCAGCTTGAGGATACTTGGGATGGATTCAGCATCTTTAAATGATAAGCAGATGACTTCACTGAGGAGGAAAACTATAGGATTCATCTTCCAGACCTTTAACCTAGTTCCCTGGCTCACTGCAGCTGAAAACGTTGAGTTAGCTTTAGCCGTAGGCGATTATAAGGGAAACAGGAAGAGGAGGGTCATGGAGCTACTGGAGAGCGTAGGGCTCAGAGGCAGGGAGAACCATAGGCCCTCCGAGCTCTCAGGAGGGGAGCAGCAGAGAGTAGCTATAGCTAGAGCCCTCGCGAACAACCCGTCGATAATACTGGCTGACGAGCCAACTGGAAACTTGGACTCGGCGTCAGGCATGCAGGTCATGGGGATACTCAGAAGGTTAGTTAATGAGGGTAAGACTGTTGTGATGGTAACTCATAATCAAGCTATTGCTGAGATGTGCGATAGGATCGTGAGGATAAGGGATGGTGTTATTGTAGGGGAGGTGGTACCTGGTGTCAGGGCATAA
- a CDS encoding Lrp/AsnC family transcriptional regulator: MPRVKGITAKEIEILRKLVENGRVTFTQVSRDLGMSPAGVMKKVRKLEDLGIIKGYTAIVDHAKLGKGSKYIILLEVEPGKHSEVAKRIASMLEDNILEVHEITGQYDIIVKAIAGSQQELNDILRKIQTIPGVRDTNTSLVLDTMKERPSIVPSEIPGITKKGS; encoded by the coding sequence ATGCCTAGAGTGAAGGGGATCACTGCTAAGGAAATAGAGATCCTGAGGAAGCTGGTTGAGAACGGAAGGGTGACTTTCACGCAAGTGTCCAGAGATCTCGGGATGAGTCCAGCTGGTGTGATGAAGAAGGTCAGGAAGCTCGAGGACCTCGGCATCATAAAGGGCTACACCGCTATAGTGGATCACGCGAAGCTCGGCAAGGGCAGTAAATATATAATTTTACTTGAGGTCGAACCGGGGAAGCATAGTGAGGTAGCTAAGAGGATAGCTTCAATGCTAGAGGATAATATACTGGAGGTTCATGAGATTACCGGACAGTACGACATAATAGTTAAGGCAATTGCGGGAAGTCAGCAGGAACTAAACGATATCCTTAGGAAGATACAGACGATACCGGGAGTGAGGGACACGAACACCTCCTTAGTCCTAGATACGATGAAGGAGAGACCCTCAATAGTCCCATCAGAGATACCCGGGATAACTAAGAAGGGATCATAG
- a CDS encoding FtsX-like permease family protein has translation MRLLDIIKFSLKALRSRKRRTYLTLLGIFLGVLTLTAVTSYAAGYGAVIQKIVKGGSLKVIYLIPRETSFTDSDLAKISMMDDVEVVMPMIRIFGEFNVMGQDIRASIVGFDVNYVEELFPDLKLQFGDWPVDQEEQAIILGSNLVNQIQVSDVMDLIGLNIRISAGRGPLSQGSAVRGTIYGVVAPYGTSLMTDVDNSILVPLDYALRIYQSFYNRRDYPTLVIIVDDVSSIDHVLDELRNEYGDTAYPIAMRDLQRALNSIINTSVLALGSIAAMTIVVASVGIMNAMYTTVAERTRIIGVMRAMGASQGEIMLSFLFEGIIMSTIAIASGIAAGYLGAMALSELISTLMSGGGFSVGVGGRATRGSAAGSQSISLSVTPVLSLEYALTIAVVTLLITLLGAIPPARQAAKLEPAKALRFE, from the coding sequence TTGAGGCTGCTTGATATAATCAAGTTCTCACTTAAGGCTCTGAGGAGCAGGAAGAGGAGGACCTACCTCACCTTACTAGGCATCTTCCTAGGTGTTCTCACACTGACAGCGGTTACATCCTATGCTGCTGGCTATGGAGCAGTCATACAGAAGATAGTGAAGGGAGGGAGCTTGAAGGTGATATACCTCATACCTCGCGAAACCTCCTTCACTGACTCCGATTTAGCCAAGATAAGCATGATGGACGATGTTGAGGTAGTTATGCCCATGATCAGGATCTTCGGCGAGTTCAACGTGATGGGTCAGGATATAAGGGCTAGCATAGTTGGTTTTGACGTTAACTATGTCGAGGAGCTCTTCCCGGATTTGAAATTACAGTTCGGTGACTGGCCAGTGGATCAAGAGGAGCAAGCGATCATTCTAGGGAGTAACTTAGTTAATCAGATCCAGGTGAGTGACGTTATGGATCTCATAGGGTTGAACATCAGGATATCAGCGGGTAGGGGACCGCTGAGTCAAGGTTCAGCCGTAAGAGGAACGATCTACGGGGTAGTAGCACCTTATGGCACTTCCTTGATGACAGACGTCGATAACTCGATACTAGTACCATTGGACTACGCGTTGAGGATTTACCAAAGCTTCTACAACAGGAGGGACTATCCCACCCTCGTCATCATAGTGGATGATGTGAGCAGCATAGATCACGTGCTAGATGAGTTGAGGAATGAGTATGGAGATACGGCTTATCCTATAGCGATGAGAGATCTCCAGAGAGCTCTGAACAGCATAATAAACACATCAGTACTCGCTCTAGGGTCAATAGCGGCGATGACTATAGTAGTCGCTTCAGTAGGGATAATGAACGCCATGTACACTACGGTAGCTGAGAGGACGAGGATAATAGGAGTTATGAGAGCCATGGGGGCATCCCAAGGGGAGATAATGCTATCATTCCTGTTCGAGGGGATCATCATGAGTACTATAGCTATAGCCTCAGGAATCGCGGCTGGTTACCTAGGTGCTATGGCGCTATCCGAGCTCATATCCACTTTGATGAGCGGAGGTGGCTTCAGCGTGGGGGTGGGTGGAAGAGCCACGCGGGGATCTGCAGCAGGGAGTCAGAGCATCAGCCTATCCGTGACGCCAGTCTTGTCATTGGAATACGCTCTCACGATAGCTGTTGTAACCCTGTTGATAACTCTACTTGGAGCAATACCGCCGGCGCGCCAAGCCGCGAAGCTCGAACCGGCAAAAGCCCTCAGGTTTGAATAG
- a CDS encoding MazG nucleotide pyrophosphohydrolase domain-containing protein, giving the protein MKVSEAQRLIREIYGERDSRRGILGTSLHLGEEIGELFRAIRSRNHENIEDELADSLAWLLSVSELLEVDLEAAFLRRYGRGCPKCFSIPCRCPEV; this is encoded by the coding sequence ATGAAAGTGAGTGAAGCTCAGAGACTCATCAGGGAGATATACGGGGAGAGGGATTCGAGAAGGGGGATCTTAGGGACATCGCTCCACTTGGGAGAGGAAATCGGGGAGCTGTTCAGGGCGATAAGAAGTAGGAACCACGAAAATATTGAAGATGAACTTGCGGATTCACTAGCTTGGCTTTTAAGTGTCTCAGAACTCTTAGAAGTGGATCTTGAAGCTGCTTTCCTTCGAAGGTACGGGAGGGGTTGTCCTAAATGCTTCTCAATCCCGTGTAGGTGTCCGGAGGTGTGA